From the Oryctolagus cuniculus chromosome 17, mOryCun1.1, whole genome shotgun sequence genome, the window CGGCCGCATGAGCCGCGCGCGGGGGGCGCTGTGCCGGGGCTGCGTCGCGCTGGCCGCCGCCCTGGccgccctgctgctgctgccgctgccgctgccccgCGCGCCCGCCCCGGACCGGGCCCCGACCCCCGCCGCCCGGCGCGTCGCGCCCCGCCTGCGGCCCGAGGACGTCTTCATCGCCGTCAAGACCACCCGCAGAAACCACGCTCCgcgcctgcagctgctgctgcacaCCTGGATCTCCCGCGCCCGCCGGCAGGTGGGCCCCCCACCCcgcgggccgaggggcggggtccgggggtctggggccctgcccgcgggccgaggggcggggtccgggggtcggggccctgcccgcgggccgaggggcggggtccgGGGGTCTGGGGGTCCGGGGCCCTGCCcgcgggccgaggggcggggtccgggggtcggggccctgcccgcgggccgaggggcggggtccgggggtccggggccctgcccgcgggccgaggggcggggtccgggggtcggggccctgcccgcgggccgaggggcggggtccgggggtcggggccctgcccgcgggccgaggggcggggtccgggggtcggggccctgcccgcgggccgaggggcggggtccgggggtccggggccctgcccgcgggccgaggggcggggtccgGGGGTCCGGGGGTCGGGGGCCCTGCTcgcgggccgaggggcggggtccgggggtcggggccctgcccgcgggccgaggggcggggtccgGGGGTCTGGGGGTCCGGGGCCCTGCCcgcgggccgaggggcggggtccgggggtcggggccctgcccgcgggccgaggggcggggtccgGGGGTCCGGGGCCCTGCTcgcgggccgaggggcggggtccgGGGGTCTGGGGGTCCGGGGCCCTGCCcgcgggccgaggggcggggtccgGGGGTCCGGGGCCCTGCTcgcgggccgaggggcggggtccgGGGGTCTGGGGGTCCGGGGCCCTGCCCGCGGGCTGAGGGGCGGGGTCCGGGGGTCCAGGGCCCTGCCcgcgggccgaggggcggggtccgGGGGTCGGGGCCCTGCTcgcgggccgaggggcggggtccgGGGGTCCGGGGGTCTGGGGCCCTGCCcgcgggccgaggggcggggtccgGGGGTCTGGGGGTCCGGGGCCCTGCCcgcgggccgaggggcggggtccgggggtcggggccctgcccgcgggccgaggggcggggtccgGGGGTCTGGGGGTCCGGGGCCCTGCCcgcgggccgaggggcggggtccggggccctgcccgcgggccgaggggcggggtccgggggtccggggccctgcccgcgggccgaggggcggggtccgggggtccagggccctgcccgcgggccgaggggcggggtccgggggtcggggccctgcccgcgggccgaggggcggggtccgggggtcggggccctgcccgcgggccgaggggcggggtccgGGGGTCCGGGGGTCGGGGCCCTGCCcgcgggccgaggggcggggtccgGGGGTCTGGGGGTCCGGGGCCCTGCCcgcgggccgaggggcggggtccgggggtcggggccctgcccgcgggccgaggggcggggtccgggggtcggggccctgcccgcgggccgaggggcggggtccgggggtcggggccctgcccgcgggccgaggggcggggtccgggggtcggggccctgcccgcgggccgaggggcggggtccgggggtccggggccctgcccgcgggccgaggggcggggtccgGGGGTCCGGGGGTCGGGGGCCCTGCTcgcgggccgaggggcggggtccgggggtcggggccctgcccgcgggccgaggggcggggtccgGGGGTCTGGGGGTCCGGGGCCCTGCCcgcgggccgaggggcggggtccgggggtcggggccctgcccgcgggccgaggggcggggtccgGGGGTCTGGGGGTCGGGGCCCTGCCcgcgggccgaggggcggggtccgggggtcggggccctgcccgcgggccgaggggcggggtccgggggtcggggccctgcccgcgggccgaggggcggggtccgGGGGTCTGGGGGTCGGGGCCCTGCCcgcgggccgaggggcggggtccgggggtcggggccctgcccgcgggccgaggggcggggtccgGGGGTCCGGGGGTCGGGGCCCTGCCCGCGCGCCGAGGGGCGGGGTCCGGGGGTCGGGGCCCTGCCCGCGCGCCTCACGCCTGTCTCCCCGCAGACTTTCATCTTCACGGACGGGGATGACCCCGCGCTCCAGCTGCAGGGAGGTGAGCGGGACAGgtcgccccgccccgcgcccgggTCCCCCCTGCCAGCTGCCCTCGCGCTCCGCGCCTCGCCCGGGCTGGACTCCAGGCGGGGGTCGCTGCCCCAGGGGAGCCCCTCCCGTCCCCCTGGGCGGGCCGTCCCGGGCTGCAGGGCCCCTTGGTCCCCAACTCTGCCGTTGACAGGCGACCAGGTCATCAACACCAACTGCTCGGCCGTGCGCACccgccaggccctgtgctgcaaGATGTCGGTGGAGTACGACAAGTTCATGGAGTCGGGGCGCAAGTAGGCGGGGCGCGGCGGAGCGGGCGGGGGTCTCCAGGGCAGAGCCGGGCCCTCACGCCCCGCCCGCGTCCCCAGGTGGTTCTGCCACGTGGATGATGACAACTACGTGAACCTGGAGCGCCTGCTGCGCCTGCTCTCCAACTTCTCCCCCAGCCAGGACGTCTACCTGGGGCGACCCAGCCTGGACCACCCCATCGAGGCCACCGAGAGGGTCCAAGGCGGCGGAACCGTGAGTGCCAGCCGCACACCGGACCCTGGGCACCGGGCAGCCAGGGTTTGCCCCGCCGCTCCAGCCGGGCTGGCCGCCGGCGGCGTGAGGAGGTTGCAgaggggcccagcccagctctagaACCCCGGCAAGGGCGGGGTACCCCGGGGGCGGGGAGAGTGGAGGGCGgcctgccccaccctgggcacccctgACTGGCTTCCTGGTCTCCAGGTAACCACGGTCAAGTTCTGGTTTGCTACTGGAGGAGCTGGGTTCTGTCTCAGCAGGGGCCTGGCCCTCAAGATGAGCCCCTGGGCCAGGtgagtgcccctcccccagctggggGACCCCTGGGGGTGCCAAGGCCGGCAGGGCGCTgctcggcccctcccccagctggaaGGCCCTGGGGGGGCGCCGAGGCCGGCAGGGCGCTGACCGGCCCCTTCCTCAGCCTGGGCGGCTTCATGAGCACCGCGGAGCAGGTGCGGCTGCCGGACGACTGCACCGTGGGCTACATCGTGGAGGG encodes:
- the RFNG gene encoding beta-1,3-N-acetylglucosaminyltransferase radical fringe isoform X2; amino-acid sequence: MSRARGALCRGCVALAAALAALLLLPLPLPRAPAPDRAPTPAARRVAPRLRPEDVFIAVKTTRRNHAPRLQLLLHTWISRARRQTFIFTDGDDPALQLQGGDQVINTNCSAVRTRQALCCKMSVEWFCHVDDDNYVNLERLLRLLSNFSPSQDVYLGRPSLDHPIEATERVQGGGTVTTVKFWFATGGAGFCLSRGLALKMSPWASLGGFMSTAEQVRLPDDCTVGYIVEGLLGARLTHSPLFHSHLENLRRLPANALLRQVTLSYGGPENPQNVVNVAGGFSLQQDPTRFRSVHCLLYPDTDWCPVQSQGGLVPR
- the RFNG gene encoding beta-1,3-N-acetylglucosaminyltransferase radical fringe isoform X1, whose translation is MSRARGALCRGCVALAAALAALLLLPLPLPRAPAPDRAPTPAARRVAPRLRPEDVFIAVKTTRRNHAPRLQLLLHTWISRARRQTFIFTDGDDPALQLQGGDQVINTNCSAVRTRQALCCKMSVEYDKFMESGRKWFCHVDDDNYVNLERLLRLLSNFSPSQDVYLGRPSLDHPIEATERVQGGGTVTTVKFWFATGGAGFCLSRGLALKMSPWASLGGFMSTAEQVRLPDDCTVGYIVEGLLGARLTHSPLFHSHLENLRRLPANALLRQVTLSYGGPENPQNVVNVAGGFSLQQDPTRFRSVHCLLYPDTDWCPVQSQGGLVPR